The DNA segment agaggtacagtcacgtgtgtgtgttctcaccagtGTGCGGGGCAGTTCATGGGTTTCAGAGCATAGGTCTGTGTGTTTTCTGACGTCACAGTGAACATGTTCTCACTATAGTGCTCCCAGTGCCCTGAGCGCTCCCACAATGCAGTGCTGTACAGGGTAGGGGTCACAACCTCACTGAAGCCCCGCCTCCGATACTCACTCTAGCAGATGGcagaagggaggtgagggaggaggagggggagagtgttATTTTGGGTAATGTAGAGTTCAGACAGTGAATAAGCAGTAATTGAGGAGTTGTTAGTATAATATCCTGACTACTGATGAGAATACTGCTGTGTTGAGGATGCAGTtagacctgagtgtgtgtgtgtcagtacctTTATGAAGTCGGTGAGTGTGTTGTAGATGTGGGCTCCTTTAGGCAGGAAGAAACAGCTTCCAGGGCTGACCTCGTTAAAGAAGAACAACTCCTGATCCTGAGGGAGGAACAAAgacaacatctctctctctcccctccctccccacgtccctcccccctcccctccccccccctcccctcctccccctccctgacgTCCCTCCCTGacgtccctcccccctccccacgtcCCTCTCGCGGGCCGCACCGTTCCAATGCGGCGGTGGTCTCTCTTCCgcgcctcttcctgttccttctCCCACCGTTCGCGCTCCTTCGCTCCTGGGAAGGCCACGCCCATGAGTCGCATCACGCCTGTGACCCCCGCCATCGTCACAGGAGACAcctggacaggggagagagagaggtggagggagagagatggagagattggCAACATCAGAAAGAAGCAAcggggggggtgaagagacggaggaaaaagagagagaattgaaaacggggggaggagatggagagagagagagagagagagagagagagagagagagagagagagagagagagagagaggatgagaaaggggcagcagctgatgtgtgtgtttccagcgcCCTGTGTTTACAAGTGATCAGAGCAGGAAGCTGGGCCAGTGACAAAAACAACATCCTGCACCAGCTGCCGTTTCCATGGAAGCCCAGTCCGCCCAGCACCAGAGCAGTACGGAAACCCCAGACTGTCCCAGTATCAGACAGGGAGGATATTCCATCCTGCCCTCCAGTCCAGTGGTCatcacaggggagaggagagggggggttgagCACACAAGCCTGTGTGCATTGGGTCTTCGCCACAGCCCCAGTTGTGGGTTTATTGTAGTTGGGACTGAACTGCCAGTTCCATGTTTGTTTACCATGTCTGACTGCCAAAGCACAATGTGCAGAGCCCCGACAGTAGAACAGACAACAAAGATAAACAATGTCTACATTCCAGGGAATAAACAAACAGTACTGCTAAGCACAGCTGGCAACAATGAATAGAATAGTTTACTAATCTAAGGTGGACTGCGATTAGCATCCAATGGAGTTCTACATCATTAGAGaaggagacaaacacacacacctggagcatCTTGAAGGCCTTGatcaggcctgtgtgtgggaggagaggaccaCTGCACACTCCTATGCTGTCTCCATACctaacacacaaaacaacacatgGGACTGAGTGAGTGTTTTATTAGAGAAGTGAAGTCTTGAAAGAGGAGcaactgtgtgcatgtgtgtgtgtgtgtgcgtgtgtcacacaCCTGTAAACTGGGATGGTAGAACCTACAGTCTGCTCGTCGATCAGCTGGAGTCTTAACTTACAGTCCTAAAAACCAGAAAACAGTATTTAGACACCGTcaaacacgcacagacacaatacacatcaTCGAAGCCTGTACAATTCTATTTAGGAGTAAACACCCAGTCAAATGATAGTGTTTCACAGACACACCTTCCACCTCACATTCCTCCATGGTGAGTAATATCAAAAGATAATTACCAATGTCAACATGTTTAAACACTCAATTAGACACGCGGCAACAAGCACAGTGTTACAGAATACAGTCTAGCGcgtcatcactggcactgcattcCACTATCAACACAGATGTCGCTTCACCCAAATATTCAATAGataaaataacaaaataatCACAAAATAAAGAAGGGCAGGGTGGTGTGCACTATAGAGCAAACCCTGTGTTTTATTAGAATCGGTCAAAAGCCAGCGTCATCGCACACAACCAGAGAtgaatgacctctgacctggaagAGTTCTTTGGCTTCCTGCACGCTCAGCTCCAGtctggagagaggaagtggaagCGCGGCGGCTTGCCGGCATCTCTGCTCCACCTCAGTGAGACACAGGGCACTGGGGGAAGGGTCGCAGGACAGGGCAAGAGGCAGGTCATCGACAGGTCAGGGTGGAAGCTGTAAACAGTCCTTCACTCACCTCTGACCCCTTTATGCAGATTAAAGAGGAGTGGCTTCACTGGGTTAAGGTGACATGCTGTATGCTGACTGGACCCTCACACTGTGAGATTTACTGCTTTCCCAGAGCCCTGCCTTATCCAGGAGTGTCTCTCACCTGTTCTCCAGCCTGTGGTCGCAGAAGAGCCCCGTGTCTGACGCTCCTTCCCTGCACAGCTCCGCCCCGAAACtcccctccaacacccctccCAGGACGCACGCCCCTGTCCTCCACagcacctggaggagagagggaaggaacaaGGTTTTCTTCGGGTAAATGAGACCGTTCCTCGGTTTGGTGGAGCGTGAGAAGGTCCCTGAGGGGGCGTACGTGTTTGCCGTCGTCGCTGTCGAAGCCCAGCAGCTGCAGTTCACAGTCGTCCTCCAGGGGGCGCTGCAGTTCCCACAGCTCCCCGTTCACTCTGGACACCAGCGCTCCTGTAAGCCTGTGGGTGAGATGGGAGAGGAAGTTAGCAAGAGGGAACACTCAAAAACCACTGACTCATCACCATCGGCATGAGTaccaatacagtacagtacaattgAATTGAATGTGTTTTTAACATACTAGTTATagtgtattgtattgtatatgtTGATGATTGTAAATTTCGGGGCAATTCAGTTTTTACTTCAAGGCCGAGGTGTTCGTTGTATGGTTTCTTATCAATAAATCATTAACTACTACCACACAGGCCCTATTTCACCCTCCTCAGTGTGAATCTGCCTCCTAACAAGTGACATCTGACAACGGCCTCACTCAGGAGTATCGAAAGgtaaaaagaataaaaagattGGTGATGACAAAATCCAAACAGAAATGAAAGActctaaaggtgtgtgtgtgtgtgtgtgtgggggggtttagCCTGTATGAGGTCTTCTACATGTTGGAGGTGAGGACATGAGGGTCAGTTACCGTGCGTTCTGGGCGATGAGTAGAGGTGTGGTGAAGCCGGCTGTGGCCTTTGCTGTCCTGCCGTCAGCCAATCGGACGCTGAGGATCTCCTTGTCGCCGAGTGTTCTCCTCTCATCGCCCCGCCTCTCCTGGAGAGACTCAAACAGCCGCACGCGCTCAGACCGGCCGGGGGATTCCtgcaactggggggggggggggggggggggttaagtaaTGAAAAAGGGGGGTGAGTTAGATTCTGAGAACCATAAATAATTatagataaaaatgtaaaacaatccgcatccacacagagagagagactgatgggCAAGCAGAGAAGTTGTGAGACCAGCTAAGTCCATAACCTAAATTCTAATATGGAAGTATATGCCACATCTTTATGGTTATGCTAATACACAGCAATACAGGCACCAAGCCATGTCACACAACCAGTGCATTCTGCAAACAGCCCTGTGTGAGCTTTCAAAACAGTTCATGACATTCATTGACTGACAGGTGTGAAAGAGTAACGCGTTTGACTTAATAATACCAAGGCTAATTGGCACACAGTCCTATTAATACTACACCCCTTTTTGGTTCGCTAGCTACCCTACATATCTAAGCTGCTGTAAGTAACTGTCAAATACTAGTCAAGACTGATTTCATTCCTGTGATCCAGCTTTGTTAACCTTGCAGTGATCCAGCTTTGTTAACCTTGCACACCTTGCTATACCGCCTGTGAAAACGAAGAACCGCACGTAACGTTCGACAGATGGGAAACCGTAATAGCACAGTAACCACCATCCTCAGTCAAGGAATATCTAAAACTCCACGGTCATAACATTTTACAATCGTCCCCAACACTGCATGCGGCCATAACACCGGAAGAGTGATACAAATGAACGAGAAAGTTGATTGGACCGAACAGGAAGGAGGCGGAATCTTGTGACGCAGAGGAAAGTGCTCGTTCACGAGCCTCAGTTAGAATGCGCGCTCACTAATCAGCACATGCGGTGGATGGGCCAGATTCAGACGAGGACGCAAAAGGGACAGCTTGAAATTAACagtaaacaagaaaacaatattATTTTGGTATCATACATAACTAAATATTTACTTCCGCCTACATACCGCTGCTATTATTACATGGTAATACGCAGAATAAGCCCATCCAAATTACTGTAGCTCACTGAAACGGTGCAGCGGCTAAAAATGACTGGTCATACTGGGCAACTGGTGAAGGGCTGACATCGAGCATCTCTCAAGTTGAGGACTAAGCAAGTGAAATAAAACACCAACGTTGGACTCGGAAAAAGCCAACAGCTTTGATATCGTTGTGACGGTCTTTACATTTTTAATAGCCTGTAGCTAAACTACAAAATGCTGAAACGGTCGCTCTAATAGTTGACTATTTTATTGTCCTGTCAAACTGTCTTCGGGTTgtaatttttttctctttcaaacTGTTTACAGTTTTAAATAACGATTAAATTGTGTTGTACCAACTTTTGTCAGTAAAGATACATTCTGACTGCAGTGGCTGTCAACGACTGATGTAACCAAGTTCTATTCTTTTGCAATACTGAGTGCAAATTATTCTTTAAAATGTTGGAATTATTTATGAAGACACAGTTTAAATACAAGTCTTATTTATAGCTATGAAAAATACACGCATTGATCTAAAGCGTGTATAATTACTTAAAACTAATACACGCTATTCTCACCAATAAACGACAAATATGGTCACATTTTAGGGACCTCGCTGGCTGTATGATCATGTGGAAGGTTTTACTAGGGCCAGTTTATATCCACTTGGGGGCGCTACGGCCTGTGTAACTAAAGCGCTTTCAATAGAGGGCTATGAGGAATCTGTTAGCAATATGACCGTCTCTGAAACAGTCGCACTTCAAACATACATACGGTCTAGCCGTGGTGGGGTGCACTGCAACAGTCAAATGCGGTTCCCAGGCACCATATCCTGCACCCTCAGAGATAACGCAACAGACACGAACTCAGTCTTCAGTAGCAAATACAAAATGTAGGGAAAATGTGCTTTTCTTGTGGAAGCGTCTCGATAGCCAGTAAAATCTATTGGCACATTAAGTATAGGGGCCGATATGACAATGTGATTGTTTAGCTAAGAATtacgtgaccgactccggctgttaacatgtaggcctagatGTGCTCAATTTACGCGAAAATTATGGTTTAAAAAAAGATCTACCCTTACACAAACATCTGGGAATCAAGAATATCGCTTTCTGTGCCAATACAGATCTACATATAGGGTGAGCGTGAGATCCAAAAAAGTCACATTCCTGGATTTTTGTGGTGTACCTGCCTTCCTTAACAGTTAGTACCGATCATTGGTAAGACTCATCTACCAGACTATATGATAAAATCCAATAATATAACTAAAGCCACAATATTAACCTACAGGATGAATAACAAATcactgctcccctcctctcaaaTGTGCTTTAACAGCAGTCTTGTTGTTTGATAAACATGTATGATCAGGGGCAAGGACAGGAGATTTGGACCAAATGACAATATCTTCATGTATGTTATACCAAGTGTGTCAAACCCTGAAGTGTGGTAAAGGACTGTCCAACCGTGTTCATGGAGACATCGCCATGTAGGGTTGCGCTCCTACCCCAGTTATGACTAGCATGATTCATCTTGTGATCCCAGCTAAATGATTACAAACAGGCTCACTAGATTAGAGTTGAAGCTAAATCCTCCAGGGAAGATTCTCTCCATGAACAGGGTCGGGCAACactgttctagaacacagagGACAATATGGACGAACGTGACAGTCATTTGTTCTGTCTGGACATCACTGGATGATCTTggcaagaaaaaaacaaaccaaaacaaaagacattgtgaagggtgtgtgttcaCTGTGACTGTGCGAGGTAAAGAGTGTGACTTAACTAAAGAGAAGAAACCTAGAGCACCTGAAAGGACTGGACACTCAAAGATCTGTGATAAAGCATCATTGATGACAACAACAATAATATGCAATGCATCTAATcagtaggagagagaaaaaaaaaaaacatgatacaCTCAATTTCCTCACATCTTAAGCATTTTTCACCCTGGAAGTTTTCCAACAAACTTCTCAGGAACTCAAGAGTACATGACTTATTTACAAACACTTTTCAAATACATCCATCCGTGGGGTCAGTAGCTGTTAACCCTAAGctgcagcagggagggggggggggttggggagggtcATCTACAGAGGGTGGATGATCTGCTACAGCAGAGGGCCATGCACACATCAGACTGGCCAGGCTGGCACTAGTTAGCTGTCACTTGGGAGGAACCAGCGTGAATCACAGGTTACATTGTTGTACAAACTGTAGAAGCAGGTTGGTGGTACTGTAGGACCAATTCAACAAAacactgcacacatacacattgtacTGCGGTCTTCGCATTTCCTAATTTACATTGATTTCCATTCACTTCAATGAAAGCTTGCTGCCTGTCTTCTGGTGGCATGTAGCATCTGAGTGCAGGTGACAGATCAGCATTGTGGGACAGGGGCGGAGAGACCCTCGTCCTAACCATGAACACTTGACATTGACCAAGACTTGTATGAGCATAATGGATGTTCATTGGATTCCTATCAAGTTTGCTAAATGGCGCCGTTTCCATGAGGCAAATACACAGGTGGTTTGTATTAGTTGCCTTTTACATCAATCATGGTATAAGGAGCAAGACAGACTGAAGCATGGGTAGAGTTAAGAAATAAATCGAATAACGAAAAAaggaaaatgaaaacaaaagggTGAATGTGCATGAGCAAAGTATCCAGCCAATCTcgttcctctctgcctgtcaggCAGCAGCAGATATACGTAGAGGCAGCATGTGGAATTGAGTaacttattttttttctttacacTTGACATGAAGTTCACAGCCctccaaaaaagagaaaaatgaaCCAAAGTTCTAAATAACAAAGCAGTGGTGAGAGATCACATGTCAGCATATTCAATTACTCTACttgaaacaaagaaaaaaaaaaaaaactgtgaccAGATGTACAGTTAAGAGTCCATGAATGACAGCGACGTTCTCCAAGAAGGTACCTTCCTCTCGTTGGGTTGAAACTCTGGATTTTATTTAAGTCAATGTACACACAGTGACCCAACTGGAGTCAGCAGGTTGAAAAGTCAAACCTACATACAGGACTCAGCTTTCACTAGGGAGTTTCTTCACAACTCGTTTTCACCTTAATATCTGTACCAACACACCTAAAGTTCACTCAGCAGAGGAAGAACTGTTTTGCAGTTTGAGTCTCAAGCTAGATGAGATGATCATCGTCCTCTTGGGAAAAAAAACGAAAGGTTCTTGAAGCAATAAAACACAAGCGACTCGGTTCAGTCTGCAGATCTTTAAACTTTAGATAATATACATGAAAAATAGACTGAAGAGTGGAAAGTTGTAAATGACGAGGAAGAAGGTTACTATCAACAATATGATACaatctgtgaggtgtgtggtggggaacaGTAAACTGATCGTTCCAATTCAAAACCTCTTAAAGATAATCCAGACCTACTGAGAAGAGAATGATTGAATTAAGAGCGAACACACGCTAAGGGAAGTAAAGAGGTTTGGAACTCAAAACTCTGATAACTACATTACCGCTTATGACTTCAGACCCTTCATAACTCCCAGAccgcccacccacccacccacccacctctctctctctctccccccctcctctcttacactctctctcttactctctctctctctgtctctctctctcacacacacacacacacacacacacacacacacacacacacacacacacacacacacacacacacacacacacacacacacactgtgaatgAGTTTTCACATCTTAcatcagacagaagcagagagaaGAACTGGAATAAAAATAACCACCTGCTGTTTGTTACTGTCTGCTTGTTGTCTTCTTCCGAGTTCATCTCCCTGTTCTCAACTGAacaccctggggggggggggagggagggatgaaggggtggagggggcagacTTGAGTTGGACTGCATGTTTGACAAgcttgtactgtacagtagagtGAAGAGATAAAAGGCTAATTTACATGTAGGTTTGAACATCTATTTACATTGAGCTtaaatggaaggagggaggtgtgtctggggcaggagagggtgaCTAGCTGGGTTCATACCAGGAGGGCTGCACGAGCTCGGCCTCTGATGCCTAGTAAGGTGTGGGCTCTTTTGTCCAGCTTGTAGTGGGAGGGTGACACTTCAGTAGCGAGGGGGCAGGAAGGGTCTTTTGGGGGGATGGAAGGGAGCCCCCTGTCCTCGGCCGAAAGGGGGCCCAGGGCGCTTGCCCCCCCGGAACACGTGGGGGTCATggttggggtgggtgggggggcctCGAGCTCTCAGCAGGGGTCTTTGGCTCATAGGGGCTGGAAGGAtgggggggcgaggggaggggttaggcaGGCGCAGGAGGGAGACCGGAGGGGAGGGGCGGCGGGGGTTTCGGGGCACAGCCGGGGGGCTCGTAGGGGGCCTCTGTagagagggggcctgtgggcggGGAGGGATGGTGTcacctgagggggaggggggaggaggggtggaggaggatgtgggagatggaggagttaTGTTGAGCCCTTCCTTCACTCTTCCtagtaagggaggggggggcccaGGGGCCCCCGGGCGATGCAGGGGGGGAGCATGACGGGGGGTGAAATGCTCTTTAACCGTACCGGAGCGGGGTAGCTTCGGAGGTTCCCCAAGGAGAGATAACATGAGGGGCACGGGCCCACCTTTACCCCCCCGCGGACCCCCAATACCCCCACGATCTGCCCCATCTGgccggctggggggagggaggggcaggggccgGTCTACAGGGACCAGAACTCCACCCACCATGACAGCAGAGGGGGGGCCTGGGAAGTTACGATTGTGAGGCGGGGCTTGGGGcatgggaggtggaggggggcgagggatggggggagggggagagctgaagaagggggagggagggggaggatgctGGTGCAGGTGAGCGGGATGGTTCTGGGGGTTGTCCCCATGGTAACCCATCTGGAACTGGGTGGGGGGTTGACcgagtggggggggaggatggccaaggagggtgtgaggatgaggggggaggaggtgagggggaggcggtgggggcatgggggggcaCGTGTCGGGGGAGGcgttgagaggggggggggcgccgtgagggtgtgagggggaaGGCGGCTCCACGTAACTCCCTTCTTCATACCACATCCCACCCCCGGGACGCCCACCTGCCCCGCCCCCGTGCCGCATGCCTCGACCAATCACGCGGATGCTCTCCACGGTCTGGATGCGCTCCCCGGGCTGCAGACGGTTGGAGTAgttcagtgtgtggatgggggctCCTTCTGTGCAgggggacaccagggtctcTATGCGGTGGTACTGCCCCTCCGCGCCCTCTCGTCCCGGGGACCCACCCTGCCGTCCTCgacccttctcctccctgcgTCCGCCCAGCCCTCCGTCCTCGGAGCCGCTGCTGGCCTTGCGGGAGCCCGCggacgctctcctctccccggaCGCTCGCTCGCCTGCGTGGAACCTCCCCTGGAGGGGATGCCCTTCCTTCTTAGCCTTCAACTCAGCGAGGGACAGAGACGAACTGCCGGACAGCTTCCTGGTCTTCAGCGCTTGCACCTCCTTGGTCTTGGCGGAGCTCTTCCCAGCAGGCACCTTCTTCCCGCCTCCGTAACTCTGTccttgggaggaggaggaggaggagcacagGAAGTTGCCGTCACTGCTGCTTCCTGTGGGGGTGATGACGGCGTCCCAGGGGTCACTGCGGTAGGCTGTGGGTGAAAGGTTGTGACCCCCAGGGTCACCCCCCAGGGTGTCCATGATCTCGTCCTGGGTGGGGGTACCCCCGGTCTCGTCTCTCACGGGGGTCccgtccaccccctccccccccaagaGGGGGCTCCcgtcccccagccccaggctgAAGCCAGGGTTCCCCTGGAGGAAGCTGTTGATCTTAGACTCTAAACTGGGGGGAGAGACGCAGGCAgcaggggcggaggggggaggggggggcggactacactctctctctttctcccagtcCCTCGTTCGCCCCGTCTCTCGTTTCAGGCTGTTCCCCAGGGGGGGTTTAGAAGTGGGTGGAGCCTTCGCTGAAGAGGATTCTGGGGaagagcgggaggggggggcggaggaggagggggggtttccAGTGACACTTTGAAGCAGAGATGAaagacctggggagagagaggggtattcagagagacagagacagagacagagacagagacagagacagagagagagagagagagagagagagagagagagagagagagagagagagagagaggatttgggagATAATTACAGCATATACACAGTAACAAGAGAAGCCCATTAACCACATCCTTGCAATCTCAGGCataaattaaaatgtaaaacaataaattaaaaaaaagacaaaacaaaatCTCTCAACATTTAGTACTCTTATACTGCCGCACAAAttcacaagacaaacaaaatacAATATCCATGTGTGCCTGAGATTGTATATTTACCCACACCCAGCTCTCTCATAACGACACGcccttcaatgtgtgtgtgtgtgtgtgtgtgacacaaggCCATAATCATGATACATATCCCCCCCCAATAttaaaatctggtcaaaatgttccccccccccccaatatattgatataaaaatataaatgtgctacgctacgacaggcaaccacgcacgctgtcccaAATGATCAGAACATTTGTAATTcggcccccccaatgttgactccatggctacggccttggtgtgacagagtgtgtgtgtgtgtgtctcaccctgagTGCTGGtcttggacagtgtgtgtgtgtgtgtctcaccctgagTGCTGGtcttggacagtgtgtgtgtgtgtctcaccctgagTGCTGGtcttggacagtgtgtgtgtgtgtgtctcaccctgagTGCTGGtcttggacagtgtgtgtgtgtgtgtctcaccctgagTGCTGGtcttggacagtgtgtgtgtgtgtgtctcaccctgagTGCTGGtcttggacagtgtgtgtgtgtgtgtctcaccctgagTGCTGGtcttggacagtgtgtgtgtgtgtgtctcaccctgagTGCTGGtcttggacagtgtgtgtgtgtgtgtctcaccctgagTGCTGGtcttggacagtgtgtgtgtgtgtgtctcaccctgagTGCTGGtcttggacagtgtgtgtgtgtgtgtctcaccctgagTGCTGGtcttggacagtgtgtgtgtgtgtgtctcaccctgagTGCTGGtcttggacagtgtgtgtgtgtctcaccctgagTGCTGGtcttggacagtgtgtgtgtgtctcaccctgagTGCTGGTCTTGGACAGGGCGCTCAGGATGCCCTCAGGGGAGATGTCTACTCGAGACAGGATGCTGGCCAGGGCGGGGCTGGGCGGGGCCGGTTTGGAGGAAGATGATTGGccagagggggtggtgggggttctGGGAGAAGGCCGAGAGACAGGGCTCACTGCtgggaaggcagagagagagagaggcagggtcaaCTCACTGTTTTAACAACAACACTGacttatccatccatccattctcaATCTCTAACTCTCTGTTCATTTGTACGTTCGtttgacagaacacacacacacacacactgtataacaccatgacacacacactgtataacaccatgacacacacacacacacacacacactatataacacacacacactatataacaccatgacacacacactgtataacaccatgacacacgcacacacacactatataacacacacacacacacacactatataacaccatgacacacacacactgtatataactccatgacacacacacacacacactgtatataactccatgacacacacacacacactgtatataactccatgacacacacacacacactgtatataactccatgacacacacacacactgtatataacaccatgacacacacacacactgtatataactccatgacacacacacacacacacacactgtatataactccatgacacacacacacacacacacacacactgtatataacaccatgacacacacacacactgtatataactccatgacacacacacacacacactgtatataactccatgacacacacacacacactgtatataactccatgacacacacacacacacgcacacgcacacacacacacactgtatataactccatgacacacacacacacacactgtatataactccatgacacacacacacacacacacacactgtatataacaccatgacacacacacacactgtatataactccatgacacacacacacatacacacactgtatataacaccatgacacacacacacactgtatataactccatgacacacacacacacacacactgtatataacaccatgacacacacacactgtatataactccatgacacacgcacacacacacacactgtatataactccatgacacacacacacacctgtgttctTCATGGCGGACGTGATGGAGCTCAGTATGGAGCTGATCTTGCCCAGGTCCACATTGGCCAGGTTCAC comes from the Osmerus eperlanus chromosome 7, fOsmEpe2.1, whole genome shotgun sequence genome and includes:
- the rprd2b gene encoding regulation of nuclear pre-mRNA domain-containing protein 2 isoform X1, producing the protein MAADSEAASGHGARGSSAGLEASLDRRFQGVSNTMESIQGLSTWCIENKKYHSLIVRYWMKWLKKSDTNHRLNLFYLANDVIQNCKRKNAIVYRPAFAEVLPRAALLVTDVKVRRSVERIFTIWEERSVYPEELISLLKTTLARRERDKEKDKEREREKEKVKEKETTPVPASANPKAALKSKIVAEFTPQSFIEQLCGYKRVVAEEEMKEKQLTALRVDVGSTEALKRLKDKAEGNKFSKDFEDSSLKLQEFVSFLETQLSAGPPLLEALGNADVFYEMQYKEVKIVANAYNTFANRVSSLKRKLDALKSTLPGSEDSPVPSPSEDAPSPTGSDSPFLELGAGRGGSMTFDPELDGRAMDDGELGRAGDNRVLEDMELSEEETDTSIIAVENKTDKTSCASKTTKPVQSAAASKPSPSPTPTKTPPDPFSKKTGPPAPAPAPAPAPAPTGAAAPSAGQGLDPSLGVNLANVDLGKISSILSSITSAMKNTAVSPVSRPSPRTPTTPSGQSSSSKPAPPSPALASILSRVDISPEGILSALSKTSTQGLSSLLQSVTGNPPSSSAPPSRSSPESSSAKAPPTSKPPLGNSLKRETGRTRDWEKERECSPPPPPPSAPAACVSPPSLESKINSFLQGNPGFSLGLGDGSPLLGGEGVDGTPVRDETGGTPTQDEIMDTLGGDPGGHNLSPTAYRSDPWDAVITPTGSSSDGNFLCSSSSSSQGQSYGGGKKVPAGKSSAKTKEVQALKTRKLSGSSSLSLAELKAKKEGHPLQGRFHAGERASGERRASAGSRKASSGSEDGGLGGRREEKGRGRQGGSPGREGAEGQYHRIETLVSPCTEGAPIHTLNYSNRLQPGERIQTVESIRVIGRGMRHGGGAGGRPGGGMWYEEGSYVEPPSPSHPHGAPPPLNASPDTCPPMPPPPPPHLLPPHPHTLLGHPPPPLGQPPTQFQMGYHGDNPQNHPAHLHQHPPPPSPFFSSPPPPIPRPPPPPMPQAPPHNRNFPGPPSAVMVGGVLVPVDRPLPLPPPSRPDGADRGGIGGPRGGKGGPVPLMLSLLGEPPKLPRSGTVKEHFTPRHAPPLHRPGAPGPPPPLLGRVKEGLNITPPSPTSSSTPPPPSPSGDTIPPRPQAPSLQRPPTSPPAVPRNPRRPSPPVSLLRLPNPSPRPPILPAPMSQRPLLRARGPPTHPNHDPHVFRGGKRPGPPFGRGQGAPFHPPKRPFLPPRY